One window of Pseudochaenichthys georgianus chromosome 18, fPseGeo1.2, whole genome shotgun sequence genomic DNA carries:
- the LOC117463490 gene encoding hepatocyte growth factor activator isoform X1 has translation MDQHTFMMAYFVLLFLPCVFSTRGRILSAGYESMTSQVPYSGIRKVLTTDNKECKFPFRQGGRIHHHCLTIRSSTPWCSLTHNFDRDLQYGFCAPQKRIPNVSVHTSRRITDPCQVTLCQNGGVCTRIPHTSSAECSCPESFTGTHCEHKKCYEMVHLHYYDTGETWGRIHLRNVEQCTCVAGEIQCERVRYTMCRSNPCQNGGTCRRITATRKEVCNCRWGYGGPHCSVEPESECYTGRGTGYRGVVDTTVSGSRCTAWNSDLLYDELHVGTVDDSPRKGLGNHAYCRNPDKDKMPWCYTLDNGAISWEYCDVPACVMSVWENQPVTHKQIFRRAFSQRIIPLNVPKPSNPGKKHVCGKRHEKRSSIAKGRIMGGNSALPGTHPWMAAIYIGESDFCAGSLVSSCWIVSAAHCFFRNPLKSQLRVVLGQQRFNVTGPNTRTFGVQEYIFPKQFSVFNPTLHDIVLIKLAKQDGRCVRRTPFIRPICLPDKSMAFPDHSCCTISGWGHMSEKAEGYSSLQEVGVRLIPHDACRKPNVYGNHVTADMICAGLNGCADACQGDSGGPLACAHHDVSFLYGIISWGEGCGRSQKPGVYTKVTNYIDWINSVITRKPKAL, from the exons ATGGACCAACACACTTTCATGATGGCATACTTTGTATTACTTTTtctaccttgtgttttcagtaCAAGGGGG CGCATACTGTCTGCTGGGTATGAATCCATGACCTCACAAGTGCCATACAGCGGGATCCGGAAAG TTCTAACAACAGACAACAAAGAATGTAAATTCCCATTTCGTCAGGGGGGAAGAATTCATCACCACTGCCTCACCATCCGGTCCTCAACACCCTG GTGCTCCCTCACTCATAATTTCGATCGGGACCTGCAGTACGGTTTCTGTGCGCCACAGAAGAGGATTCCAAATG TTTCGGTCCACACGTCGCGCAGAATCACAGATCCATGTCAGGTGACCCTCTGTCAGAATGGAGGGGTCTGCACACGGATCCCACACACTTCGTCTGCTGAGTGCTCCTGTCCGGAGAGCTTCACTGGCACACACTGTGAGCACA AGAAGTGCTATGAAATGGTACACCTGCACTATTATGACACCGGAGAGACTTGGGGACGAATTCACCTCCGTAATGTGGAACAGTGCACATGTGTGGCGGGGGAAATCCAGTGTGAAAGAGTCCGCTACACAA tgtgcCGGTCAAACCCTTGTCAGAACGGCGGGACGTGTCGACGGATCACAGCCACCCGAAAGGAGGTGTGTAACTGCAGGTGGGGCTACGGCGGTCCCCACTGCAGCGTCG agccgGAGTCAGAGTGCTACACCGGCAGGGGCACAGGTTACAGAGGGGTGGTGGACACGACGGTGTCCGGCTCCCGCTGTACGGCCTGGAACTCAGACCTGCTGTACGATGAGCTGCACGTGGGCACGGTGGACGACTCGCCCCGCAAAGGCCTCGGGAATCATGCCTActgcag AAACCCAGATAAAGACAAGATGCCGTGGTGCTACACGCTAGATAACGGCGCCATCTCCTGGGAGTACTGTGACGTCCCCGCCTGTGtgatgtctgtgt GGGAGAATCAGCCTGTGACACACAAGCAAATATTCAGAAGAG CCTTTTCACAAAGGATTATCCCATTAAATGTCCCGAAGCCTTCCAATCCCGGCAAAAAGCATGTGTGTGGGAAAAGGCACGAGAAGAGGTCATCGATAGCCAAGGGCCGGATAATGGGCGGGAACTCAGCGCTGCCAGGGACTCACCCCTGGATGGCAGCCATTTACATCGGAGAGTCAGACTTCTGCGCCGGCTCTCTGGTCTCCTCCTGCTGGATCGTCTCTGCGGCTCACTGCTTCTTCCGCAA CCCCCTGAAGTCTCAGCTGAGGGTGGTGCTCGGCCAGCAGAGGTTCAACGTCACGGGTCCAAACACCAGGACGTTCGGAGTGCAGGAGTACATCTTTCCAAAACAGTTCTCAGTGTTTAATCCAACACTACATGACATTG TTCTGATTAAGCTGGCGAAGCAGGACGGGCGGTGCGTGAGGAGAACTCCGTTCATCAGACCCATCTGTCTCCCGGACAAAAGCATGGCGTTCCCTGATCACTCCTGCTGTACCATCAGCGGCTGGGGACACATGAGTGAGA AGGCAGAGGGTTACTCTAGTCTGCAGGAGGTTGGAGTGAGACTGATTCCTCATGACGCTTGTAGGAAGCCAAATGTTTATGGCAACCATGTCACTGCTGACATGATTTGTGCGGGGCTGAACGGCTGTGCGGACGCCTGCCAG GGCGACTCGGGGGGCCCTCTGGCCTGCGCGCACCATGATGTCAGCTTCCTGTATGGCATCATCAGCTGGGGAGAGGGCTGCGGCCGCTCCCAAAAACCCGGTGTTTACACTAAAGTGACGAACTATATCGATTGGATCAATTCAGTGATCACACGCAAACCCAAGGCTTTGTGA
- the LOC117463490 gene encoding hepatocyte growth factor activator isoform X2 gives MDQHTFMMAYFVLLFLPCVFSTRGRILSAGYESMTSQVPYSGIRKVLTTDNKECKFPFRQGGRIHHHCLTIRSSTPWCSLTHNFDRDLQYGFCAPQKRIPNVSVHTSRRITDPCQVTLCQNGGVCTRIPHTSSAECSCPESFTGTHCEHKKCYEMVHLHYYDTGETWGRIHLRNVEQCTCVAGEIQCERVRYTMCRSNPCQNGGTCRRITATRKEVCNCRWGYGGPHCSVEPESECYTGRGTGYRGVVDTTVSGSRCTAWNSDLLYDELHVGTVDDSPRKGLGNHAYCRNPDKDKMPWCYTLDNGAISWEYCDVPACVMSVSFSQRIIPLNVPKPSNPGKKHVCGKRHEKRSSIAKGRIMGGNSALPGTHPWMAAIYIGESDFCAGSLVSSCWIVSAAHCFFRNPLKSQLRVVLGQQRFNVTGPNTRTFGVQEYIFPKQFSVFNPTLHDIVLIKLAKQDGRCVRRTPFIRPICLPDKSMAFPDHSCCTISGWGHMSEKAEGYSSLQEVGVRLIPHDACRKPNVYGNHVTADMICAGLNGCADACQGDSGGPLACAHHDVSFLYGIISWGEGCGRSQKPGVYTKVTNYIDWINSVITRKPKAL, from the exons ATGGACCAACACACTTTCATGATGGCATACTTTGTATTACTTTTtctaccttgtgttttcagtaCAAGGGGG CGCATACTGTCTGCTGGGTATGAATCCATGACCTCACAAGTGCCATACAGCGGGATCCGGAAAG TTCTAACAACAGACAACAAAGAATGTAAATTCCCATTTCGTCAGGGGGGAAGAATTCATCACCACTGCCTCACCATCCGGTCCTCAACACCCTG GTGCTCCCTCACTCATAATTTCGATCGGGACCTGCAGTACGGTTTCTGTGCGCCACAGAAGAGGATTCCAAATG TTTCGGTCCACACGTCGCGCAGAATCACAGATCCATGTCAGGTGACCCTCTGTCAGAATGGAGGGGTCTGCACACGGATCCCACACACTTCGTCTGCTGAGTGCTCCTGTCCGGAGAGCTTCACTGGCACACACTGTGAGCACA AGAAGTGCTATGAAATGGTACACCTGCACTATTATGACACCGGAGAGACTTGGGGACGAATTCACCTCCGTAATGTGGAACAGTGCACATGTGTGGCGGGGGAAATCCAGTGTGAAAGAGTCCGCTACACAA tgtgcCGGTCAAACCCTTGTCAGAACGGCGGGACGTGTCGACGGATCACAGCCACCCGAAAGGAGGTGTGTAACTGCAGGTGGGGCTACGGCGGTCCCCACTGCAGCGTCG agccgGAGTCAGAGTGCTACACCGGCAGGGGCACAGGTTACAGAGGGGTGGTGGACACGACGGTGTCCGGCTCCCGCTGTACGGCCTGGAACTCAGACCTGCTGTACGATGAGCTGCACGTGGGCACGGTGGACGACTCGCCCCGCAAAGGCCTCGGGAATCATGCCTActgcag AAACCCAGATAAAGACAAGATGCCGTGGTGCTACACGCTAGATAACGGCGCCATCTCCTGGGAGTACTGTGACGTCCCCGCCTGTGtgatgtctgtgt CCTTTTCACAAAGGATTATCCCATTAAATGTCCCGAAGCCTTCCAATCCCGGCAAAAAGCATGTGTGTGGGAAAAGGCACGAGAAGAGGTCATCGATAGCCAAGGGCCGGATAATGGGCGGGAACTCAGCGCTGCCAGGGACTCACCCCTGGATGGCAGCCATTTACATCGGAGAGTCAGACTTCTGCGCCGGCTCTCTGGTCTCCTCCTGCTGGATCGTCTCTGCGGCTCACTGCTTCTTCCGCAA CCCCCTGAAGTCTCAGCTGAGGGTGGTGCTCGGCCAGCAGAGGTTCAACGTCACGGGTCCAAACACCAGGACGTTCGGAGTGCAGGAGTACATCTTTCCAAAACAGTTCTCAGTGTTTAATCCAACACTACATGACATTG TTCTGATTAAGCTGGCGAAGCAGGACGGGCGGTGCGTGAGGAGAACTCCGTTCATCAGACCCATCTGTCTCCCGGACAAAAGCATGGCGTTCCCTGATCACTCCTGCTGTACCATCAGCGGCTGGGGACACATGAGTGAGA AGGCAGAGGGTTACTCTAGTCTGCAGGAGGTTGGAGTGAGACTGATTCCTCATGACGCTTGTAGGAAGCCAAATGTTTATGGCAACCATGTCACTGCTGACATGATTTGTGCGGGGCTGAACGGCTGTGCGGACGCCTGCCAG GGCGACTCGGGGGGCCCTCTGGCCTGCGCGCACCATGATGTCAGCTTCCTGTATGGCATCATCAGCTGGGGAGAGGGCTGCGGCCGCTCCCAAAAACCCGGTGTTTACACTAAAGTGACGAACTATATCGATTGGATCAATTCAGTGATCACACGCAAACCCAAGGCTTTGTGA